One Paenibacillus sp. SYP-B4298 genomic window, GTGTCTCGTGCTCGCTCGTTAGCCGCCAGGATGGCAGCTTCTCCAGACCAGGAGTCTGCGGCGTGGCTATCGCGCGACCCCTAATACAAGCTCGGCGGTGGTTCCCTTGCCAAGGCTGCTCCGAATACGCAGCTCTCCTCCGTAGCTCTCCGACAGTCTGCGGGCAATGGCCAGCCCTAGCCCGAAGCCGCCGCCTTCCCGAATGCGGGCTTTGTCTGCACGGTAGAAGCGGTTCATGACGAGGGGCAGCTCCTCCTCGGCAATGCCGATGCCATAGTCGACAACAGCCAGTACTGCCTGCTCTCCCGCTAACGTCGCGCTCAGCTCTATGCAGCGGGAGCTGCCGGAATACTTGACCGCATTATCGAGCAGAATGAGCAGAAGCTGCTCCAGATGCTGCTCGGTAATATGCAGCGTCTGTCCTTTCAGCTCCGCCGCCTCAACCCGCAGTTGGAACTGCGGATGGAGGCAGCCAAGCTTGGCTGCCGACCGCTCTATGACTGCCTTCGGATCAGAGCAGCGTGCTTGTGTGTGTGTCTGCGAGCTGTTCTCCGCTCTTGAGAGCGCCAGCAGCTCCTCAACCAACCCCTTAAGCCGTGCCAGCTCCTGCATCGACGCCTCCAACGCTTCGTCGACGATGGCGGGTTCATGCTTTCCCCAACGTTGCAGCATGCGGAGCTGCCCCGTGATGATGGCGATCGGCGTGCGCAGCTCATGTGACGCATCCTCTACAAAATGCTGCTGCTGGGCGAACGAGCGCTCCAGTTGATCCATCATTTCATTGAAGCGCTGCATGAGTGCGCCCATCTCATCCACACGGCCTCCATGCAACGGCATTCGCTCACGCAGGCCGCGCTCCTTCACTTTAAGCATGGCCTCGTTCATTGCCTTGAGCGGCCGCAGCAACTGCCCGGACAACAGCCATCCTCCCAATCCGCTAATGATGACTGCCCCGAGACAGCAGAGCAGCATGATCTGGAAGAAGGCAGAGCTCAACTCGTCGAATTGTTCGACACTTCTGATAATCTCTATCGTGCCCTCGAAGGAGAAGATCGTAAGCGGACTGCGCAATAGCAGCAACTGGCCATCCAGAAACCAGGAGCCTGAGGCTGCCAGCGGGGCGTCCGGGTAATAGTGTTCCCAAGCTCTGGGCAATTCCTCCCCAACAGCTATAATCGGCTGGCCGGACGGCCCCAGAACCCGGATAAGCTGTCCACGTTCGTTGACCTTCTCCAGCCTTGCGCGGATGGCAGGCAGCTCTTGCTCGTTGAAGGCGAGCTCCTTCTCCAGCAGATCATTGAGCAGCTCTCGCATATCCTGCTCAGCGGCTTGCTGCGCCTGCTGCTTCATCCAGTTTTCCACAAAAGCGTATTGCACGAGGTTGTAGGCGGAGAACAGCAGGAACAGCAGCAGCGCGGAGCCCAGTGTCAGCTTCCAGCGCAGACGCAGCTTCCAGCGGTAGCGATATAGCACACTCATCGCCGCATCACATAACCGATGCCGCGTTGAGTCTGGATGTAGCTTGGCTCGCCAGGGTCATCCAGCTTATTGCGCAGATACCGCACATAGACATCGACCACATTCGTATCGACGACGGCCTCGAAGCCCCATACTTTATCCAGCAGCGTCTCCCGCTCCAGCACACGGTTTGGATGCTGCATGAAGGCGACGAGCAGTCCAAATTCTCGCTTCGTGAGCTCGATCAGCCGTCCGTCCTTGCGAACCTCGCGTGAGTTGAGATCGACGGTCAGATCATGGTAGGCCAGTAGGGAGCGCTGCCCGTCAGCCCGTTGTTCCTGCCTGCGGAAGATAACTCGCATGCGAGCCAGCAGCTCCTCGATCGCGAATGGTTTAGGAATATAGTCATCTGCCCCGCTGTCCAGCCCGAATACACGGTCGTTGATGCTGTCGCGGGCGGTCAGCATAATGATGGGCGTGGACTTGACTGCGCGAATTCGACGGCATACCTCCAGTCCGTCCAGTCCAGGCAGCATCAGATCGAGCAGAATCACATCCCAATCCTCATATAGCGCACGCTCTAACCCGCTATGCCCATCGGGCGCGCTCTGAACGAAGAACGACTCGTGCGTCAGCTCCAGCTCGATGAACCTGGCCATGCTCCGCTCGTCTTCGATGAGCAGTATTCTTTTCATCTGTTTTCCCGCCTTTGCTTCCCTGTAGCTTCTCTATATCTAGAATGTCTTTATTGTAGAGTAAGGCCTTTTACAAGGTCAACCGACAGAGGCTGGAAGCATATGGGCGGTCATACAAGGCCATTGACGAACGAGCTCAAATCGACTATAGTGTTTTTATACCTATACGGGTATATGCATTTATGGGCGGGGTAATGCCCCTATTCTCATGCAAGGTAAGAGGCTGTGGAGAGACAGGCGTGTGGCTTCTGAGGCTATACAGGAAACAACACCATATTTTATTCATTTTTCTTATACCCCACCAGGTATAAATGCTGGATGCTGGAGCTTGCAAAATTCAATCGCATTCAGTGTAAGTAATAAAATTTGGGCACAGGAGTGAGCATATGGAAGAGAACAAAGAGAAATCAACCATCGTCCTGTTCAGCGGCGAGCTGGACAAGGCGATTGCGGCCTTCATTATCGCCAACGGGGCGGCTGCTTATGATCATGAAGTTACCATCTTCTTCACGTTCTGGGGGCTGAACACGCTGCGCAAGGAGGGGCCGGTGCAGGTGAAGAAGGGAGTGCTTGAGCGGATGTTTGGTTGGATGATGCCTCGTGGTGCGAGCAAGCTGGGGTTATCCCGGATGAATTATGCGGGGATGGGTCCGCAAATGATCAAGCATGTGATGAAAAAGCACAATGTACTCACGTTGCCACAGTTAATCGAGCTAGCTCGCGAGCAAGGTGTGCGTCTGGTTGCCTGTACGATGACGATGGATCTGCTCGGCTTGCAGAAGGAAGAACTGCTGGACGGAATCGAATACGGAGGCGTGGCGGCGTATCTTGGAGAAGCGGCAGACGGCAAGGTGAATCTGTTTATTTGAGAAGGTTGTATTTCGATGCCGATTCAGCAATAATATACCTATATAGGTATGCGAGGAGGAATTGGCCATGCATTATGATGAGGATGTGAAGAAACGGCTGCGCCGTGTGGAAGGCCAGATTAGAGGTGTGCTGCGCATGATGGAGGAGGAGCAATCCTGTAAGGATGTCGTTAGCCAGTTGTCGGCAGTGCGCAGCGCGACGGATAAGGCGATTGCCTATATCGTAGCTGTCAATCTGGAACAGTGCATTCAAGAGGAGCAGGCCAGCGGCGGCGATACGAGCAAGATTGTACAGCAGGCTGTGGAGCTGTTAATCAAGAGCCGCTAGGGGTGAGTGGGCGCGCGGTGCATCGCACCGCGCAGCCTCCTGCGGCTGGACAGCCCGCTAACAGGTACGGAGCACAATAGATACGTTAACATAGCGCAAGCCTTGGATCATCTTCGAGGCTTGCGCTATTTGCCTTGCATTGCGCTAATCACGTGTAGCAGTCTGTTGTACCCGTTGGGGGAGAGAAGGAAATGAATCCTTTTGTCGCATTTTGCGGTATTATAGGGAGAGAGCAAATCGCCTAAGGAGGGATGCGGGATGGGGATGTTATCCAGGTTCCGGGATATAATGCGGAGCAATGTGAATGCCTGGCAAGCCAAGTCGGAGGACCCGGAGAAGGCCGTGGACGAATATATGCGTGCGTTGAGCCGTGATCTGGGTCAGGTGAGGGCGGAGAATGCCACGGTGCAGATGGAGGAGCGGCGAGCCAGGCGGGCGCTCGAGGAATGCCGGGCGGAGATCGCCAAGCTGCAGCGGTATGCGGAGCGTTCCGTCCAGGCGGGCAATGAAGCGGAGGCGCTCCGGTTTCTGGAGCGGAAGGCACAGCAGAGCGCACAGGAGCAGAGACTGCTGGCGGCTTACGAGCAAGCAGCGGCAGGGGCTGAGGGAATGAAGCGGATGGAGCAGAAGCTTGCAGGTGATCTGGCAAGTCTGGAGGCGCGGCGAGCAATGCTCAGGGAGAAGCTGGCGGCAGCAAGGGCACAGGAGCGGCTTAATGCGCTCGGCGCAGGAGGTGGGACAGGCGCGCTCCAGGAACTGGAGGAGCGGGCGAACAAGGCCTATGATGAAGCGATGGCGTTGGCGGAGCTGAGGGCCGGGCAGCAGCCGGATGACCTGGATGAGCTGATCGCTCGACTCGTAGAGAGCCAGGAACAGGCTGGCGGCAGCGCTGGAAGTGCTGGCGGCTACGGAACCGGCAGCGGGGCTCCATCACCAGACTTGGCTGCGGATGAACCCGGCTCCACAGCAGCGACGAGCGAGTCTGGCCCGGCAGGAGCCGCGAGTGCCGCGGGTGACGCTGGCGCTGCCCATGAGCCAGACAGTCGCACCGCGCAGGCGGCCAGCCCGCAGGAGGAACTGGCTGCGCTAAGGAGCAAGTTAGCACGATCCTAACAGCAAGATAATCGAGGTGAATGAAAGTGCCGGTCATACAGTATAAATGCCCCAATTGCGGTAGCGACATGCGTTTCGACAGCGCATCTGGCATGCTGTTATGCGCAAGCTGCGGAAGGAAAGACAATGTAGAATTTGTGGAGGACCCGCTGCTTAGAGCCACCTTCGAGGAGGATGAGGCAAGGCAGTATCACTGCAATAGCTGCGGCGCAGTCATTCTGACAGAGCCGGAGACGTCGGCAACCGTATGCAGCTTCTGCGGCTCGGCGGTGGCGCTTGGTGATCGTCTGACCGGAGAGCTGGCGCCCGTCAAGGTCATCCCGTTCAAGATCGGCAAGCAGGAAGCGATAGCGGCCTTCAAGAAATGGTGCAAGAACGGTCTGATGACCCCGCGCGGCTTCATGACCGCAGACCGGATCAAGTCGATTACCGGTATCTATGTTCCCTTCTGGCTCTATGACCTGCAGACTCATGTGGAAGCATCGGGCAATGGCACACGTGTCAAATCCTATAGACGGGGCGAATATCGGATTACGGAAACGCAGCATTTTGATGTATACCGCAAGCTTCGTCTGCACTATGTCCATGTGCCGGTCGACGCTGCGGAGAAGATGAAGGATGAGCTGATGGATCGGCTGGAGCCGTTCACGTTCAAGGAGCTGAAGCGCTTCAACACCGCCTATCTGGCGGGTTATGTGGCGGAGAAGTACAGCTTTGATGAGCAGCAGATGGTCTCCCGAGCGCGGGTGAAGGTCGCCCCTTATATTGAGCAAGCGTTAAGCGGTACGGTAGGCAGCTATTCCAGCATCAGCTTTCCGAGCAAGCAGGTGTACACGAAGGTGCAGCGCGCGGACTATATCCTGTTGCCAGTGTGGATTGTGCATTATGATTTTGACCGGATGGAGCATACCTTCGCCATGAATGGCCAGACCGGCAAGGTGGTGGGCAAGCCGCCGATTAGCAAGGCGAAGGTGGCAGGATATGGCGCTCTATTCGTTGGAGGGGGCTTCATCGCGATGCGCGCCCTGCAATGGATGATGGGAGGCGGTCTGTGGTGAGAAGATATGCAGCGCTGCTGCTATGGCTGGGGTTGTCGCTCTTCATCATCCTGCCAGCCGCCCATGCAGCAGGGGGCGACAAGCAGCTCATCTATGACGAGGCGAAGCTGTTGACGGCAGACGAGCGGGCGGAGCTGAATGCATTGGCTAATCAATATGGCTCTGAGCGGGAGACCGATATTATCATCTACACCTCCAATAATGACAAGGGCGCCGATGTGCTGCAGATGACAGAGGATTTCTACGATCAGCAAGGTCCAGGGTATGACAAGAAGCATGGCAACGCCGTTATTCTGACCATGGATATGAAGCACAGAGAAATCTATCTGGCTGGCTTCTACAAGGCGGAGTCCTACCTGAATAATGAGCGTCTGGACAAAATCCGCGACCGCATAACGCCTGCGCTGGCAAATGGCGAATACGCCAAGGCGTTCGAGCAGTACATCCGTACTGCATACCGTTATATGGACTACGCGCCGGGAGTGAACCCGGACAGTATTTTCTTTCAGCTCTGGTTTCAGATCGGGGTGTCGGTTATTTTCGGGGTGATCGTGGTCGGCCTCATGGTTCGCCACCGTGAGGGGAGAGTTGAGGTTAATCGCTATACGTATCAGGACTTTGATTCGGGAGGGCTGATTGAGCATCACGACAACTATTTGCGGACAACGACGACCAGAACCCGCATCACCAACACGAATTCCGGCGGCTCTGGGGGCAGCGGAGGCGGGTCTGGCGGAGGAGTAAGCGGCGGAGGCCATTCACATAGCGGCAGCAGAGGATCATTTTAGATACGATGAAGGGGTGGCAGAGAAACGATGGTATTTTTTCGCAATCAATTTGCAAATGTAGTCGAGTGGGATGAGTTCAGGGACGATATGATTTTCTGGAAATGGAACAATAATGAGATTAAGAAGGGGAGCAAGCTCATCATCCGTCCCGGTCAGGATGCGGTGTTTCTGAATAACGGCAAGATCGAGGGTGTATTCGAGCAGGATGGCGAGTATAACATCGAGAGCCAGATTATTCCGTTCCTGTCGACGCTCAAGGGCTTCAAGTTCGGCTTCAACAGCGGCATGCGGGTCGAGGTGCTGTTCGTTAATACGAAGGAATTCATGGTGAGATGGGGGACGCAAAATCCGGTGCTCATTCCAACGCCGCAGCTACCTGGCGGCATGCCGATCCGCGCGAACGGGACATTTAATTTCAAGGTGTCTGATTACGTGGCGTTGATCGACAGGGTAGCCGGGGTGAAGGACAGCTATCTGGTCGAGGATGTGAAGCTGCGGATTACGGCGGTGCTGGATCAACTGCTGATGAAGTGGATTAGCCGCGAGGGCAAGGATATGTTCAACCTTCAGGCCAATTCATTTGATATTGCGCAGGGCATTCGCGAGGATCTGGATATGCAGATGCTGGACAGCGGCTTGACGATTACCGGCTTCCACATCATGAGCTTTAACTATCCGAAGGAAATTCAGGATATGATCACCAAGACCGCCTCCCATGAAATGATAGGCAATATGCAAAAATATCAGCAGGTGTCGATGATCGACGGCATGACCTCCGGCAAGATGAAGGGTGGCGGAGCCGCGGCGGATATGGCTGGCATGATGATGGGCATGAACATGGCGGGCGAGATGATGAAGAATATGAATCAGTGGAATCAGCAGCAAGGTGGAGCAGCCGGTCAAGGCGGCCAGGGCCAGGGTCAGGGTCAGGGTCAGGGTGGTCAAGGCGGTCAAGGCGGGCAGTCTGGCAATGCACCGCAGCCAGGCGGAGCGGCAGGCGGCGGAGCGGGTGCCGGGGGCGGGGCTGGCGCCAAGCCGAACTTCTGCCCGAATTGTGGCGCGAGGAACGAGGGTGCGAACTTCTGCCCGAATTGCGGGCACAAGCTTGGCTAGCAGCAGGTCGTGTTTCACGCTGACTGCTGCGGGCGCAGTAGCAGCTCTGTAGGCAGGCTTTAACCTTAGGATCATTTAAACCATTTGTAATATTTAATGGCATTGAATATATAGATGGTTAAGAACCCGGTCTTCCAAGGCGCGGGTTCTTTGGGTTGTGGTCAGAAGTGAGCTCGTCCGCAGTACGCCCCTAGCGAGCTATAGGCTGTGTTGCCTTTCGCGTGCCATTGGCCGGAAGAAGTGTCCCGTGCATGTATTTCGCTGCATTTATTGTTCATGTAATTAAGGGGTTGGGAGCATATGGTATAATAGTACATGCGGCAGAGAGTGGAGCTGCTTTGATAGGATGTATTTTTATGCATCGATTGGCAGGATGCTACGTATGAAAGGATAGATCATGACAGAATGTTCGGAGAATGAGGGCGCAGGAGGTGTGCAGGGTGAACGGCTCAAGGATACTCAGGCTGCTGGGAACGATTGCTATCATTATTGTAGTCAACATCGTCGTGTTTTCTCCGGGACTGTTAGGGGTAGAGCTTGGAGGGGGAGACCGCCTGCAGACGGCTGTGGGAGCAACCCTGATCATTGTGAGTCTGCTGGTACTGCTGTATCAGAGTTATACGTTGCTATTCAGACCGCCAGTCATCCAATGGAGGACGGTTGGCAATGAGGCTGATCCAGAGGAATACAGTGCAGCGCTTGGGCAGTACAAGAGCGTCAAGGTGCTCAAGAAGGATATGGCGCTGGCGACAGACCAGATCGAACGCATGCAGAAGAAGAAGCGAGCGCTGATGGAGGTGCTTGGCCAGCGGTTCGAGCCGACAGAGCTTAGCTACACGAAGTTTACCTCGGTCATCTTGGAGGTGGAGCGGCTATTTTATCTGAATCTCAAGGGAATTCTGAACAAGCTGAGCGTATTTGACCCCTCTGAATTCGCGCAATTTGCCGGTGAACAGGGGGCAGCGCGCTTCTCGGAGCGGCTGGTGCAGGAGCGGAAAAGTCTGTACAACAAATATCTGGCATATATTGAAGGTTACTTGGCTGGCAATGAGGAGATTATGTTGAAGCTCGACAAGCTGTTGCTGGAAATCTCGCTGCTAGGCAGCACAGATTACAGAGAGATCGATGAGATGCCTTGCATGAAAGAGATCGATGCACTCATTCAGCAGACCAAATATTATAAGCATTGAAAGGGAGATGAGCATGGGGAAAGGAAAAGCGCTCACCGTGCTGGCCGTTATTGCCGCTGCAGTGTTCGCCCTCATCTATTTCGGTATTGGCCTGACCTCGGATCTGGGGAAGGATACGGCACAGGTATCGACTGAGGATGCGGCTAAGAAGCTGGACAGCATCTATAAGAAAATTAACGTAACGGCAGCGGAGCCGATTAAGGGTCAGATTGACCTCGATCCCGTCTCGATTGGTGATGCCCTGCCGGATATATCCAAGTACGCGATCTCGGTGGAGAAGACGACCGGCAGCTATGTGGAGATTTTCTCGTCTACCGAGAAATCGGGCACAGGAGTGGATGGTTGGTTGAATGAGGTAGCGACGGCCTTCAACACCTCCAATATCCAGGTGAACGGGCAGCCGGTGTCCGTGCGGATTCGCAACATTGCCTCGGGGACAGCCACCGATTATATCCGTTCCGGCAAATATGTGCCGGATGCGTTCACGCCATCCAATGAGCTATGGGGCGAGATGGTCAAGGCGGAGGGCGTGAAGACGGAGCAGGTCGCCAAGCGTCTGGTCGGCAATGTGCCCGGCATCGTTATCTCCAAGGCGAAGCATGAAGCCATGATTGAGAAATACGGTGCGGTCAACATCAAGACGGTCACGGATGCGATCGCAGATAATGAACTGGCGATGGGCTATACCGATCCGTTCGCCAGCTCCACCGGACTGAACTTCCTGGTTACTGCGCTCTCCACCTTCGACAGCAACGACCTGCTCGGCGGCAAGGCGGTGCAAGGGTTCGAGCGCTTCCAGGCTAACGTGCCATTCACCGCCTCGACGACATTGCAGATGCGGGATGCGGCCAAGACAGGCATGCTCGATGCGTTCGTGCTGGAGTATCAGACCTTCGCCAATGCGGCCGATCTGCAAGGCGGGTATGTGTTCACCCCGTTCGGAGCACGCCATGACAGTCCGCTGTATGCGCTCGGAGAGCTCACGCAGGAGAAACGCCAGATTCTGAAGGCGTTCGCCGAATTCGTCGTCCAGGAGAAATACCAGAAGCTCGCCAGCGATAACGGCTTCAACGGACTGGAGAATTATGTATCGGAGCTGCCTGAGGTGAATGGGAATGTGCTGGCGGCGGCGCAGAAGCTGTGGAAGGACAAGAAGGATGGCAGTAAGCCGGTTGCCGCAGTGTTCGTGGCCGATGTATCTGGCAGCATGGCGGGCGAGCCGCTGAACCGACTGAAGGAGTCGCTGCTCAATGGGCAGAAATATCTGGGACGGAGCAATAGCATCGGCTTCATCTCTTACTCTCAGGATGTAACGATTCATGTGCCAATCGGCGTCTACGATACGAATCAGCAATCGATGTTCGTCGGTGCGGTCAATAGCCTGCAGGCAGCGGGCGGCACCGCGACCTTCGACGCTATCGCGGTAGCGGTGAAGATGCTGCAGGAGGAGATGGCCGCTAATCCGAATGTGAAGCCGTTGATC contains:
- a CDS encoding TFIIB-type zinc ribbon-containing protein, with the translated sequence MPVIQYKCPNCGSDMRFDSASGMLLCASCGRKDNVEFVEDPLLRATFEEDEARQYHCNSCGAVILTEPETSATVCSFCGSAVALGDRLTGELAPVKVIPFKIGKQEAIAAFKKWCKNGLMTPRGFMTADRIKSITGIYVPFWLYDLQTHVEASGNGTRVKSYRRGEYRITETQHFDVYRKLRLHYVHVPVDAAEKMKDELMDRLEPFTFKELKRFNTAYLAGYVAEKYSFDEQQMVSRARVKVAPYIEQALSGTVGSYSSISFPSKQVYTKVQRADYILLPVWIVHYDFDRMEHTFAMNGQTGKVVGKPPISKAKVAGYGALFVGGGFIAMRALQWMMGGGLW
- a CDS encoding HAMP domain-containing sensor histidine kinase — protein: MSVLYRYRWKLRLRWKLTLGSALLLFLLFSAYNLVQYAFVENWMKQQAQQAAEQDMRELLNDLLEKELAFNEQELPAIRARLEKVNERGQLIRVLGPSGQPIIAVGEELPRAWEHYYPDAPLAASGSWFLDGQLLLLRSPLTIFSFEGTIEIIRSVEQFDELSSAFFQIMLLCCLGAVIISGLGGWLLSGQLLRPLKAMNEAMLKVKERGLRERMPLHGGRVDEMGALMQRFNEMMDQLERSFAQQQHFVEDASHELRTPIAIITGQLRMLQRWGKHEPAIVDEALEASMQELARLKGLVEELLALSRAENSSQTHTQARCSDPKAVIERSAAKLGCLHPQFQLRVEAAELKGQTLHITEQHLEQLLLILLDNAVKYSGSSRCIELSATLAGEQAVLAVVDYGIGIAEEELPLVMNRFYRADKARIREGGGFGLGLAIARRLSESYGGELRIRSSLGKGTTAELVLGVAR
- a CDS encoding SPFH domain-containing protein — encoded protein: MVFFRNQFANVVEWDEFRDDMIFWKWNNNEIKKGSKLIIRPGQDAVFLNNGKIEGVFEQDGEYNIESQIIPFLSTLKGFKFGFNSGMRVEVLFVNTKEFMVRWGTQNPVLIPTPQLPGGMPIRANGTFNFKVSDYVALIDRVAGVKDSYLVEDVKLRITAVLDQLLMKWISREGKDMFNLQANSFDIAQGIREDLDMQMLDSGLTITGFHIMSFNYPKEIQDMITKTASHEMIGNMQKYQQVSMIDGMTSGKMKGGGAAADMAGMMMGMNMAGEMMKNMNQWNQQQGGAAGQGGQGQGQGQGQGGQGGQGGQSGNAPQPGGAAGGGAGAGGGAGAKPNFCPNCGARNEGANFCPNCGHKLG
- a CDS encoding DsrE/DsrF/DrsH-like family protein — protein: MEENKEKSTIVLFSGELDKAIAAFIIANGAAAYDHEVTIFFTFWGLNTLRKEGPVQVKKGVLERMFGWMMPRGASKLGLSRMNYAGMGPQMIKHVMKKHNVLTLPQLIELAREQGVRLVACTMTMDLLGLQKEELLDGIEYGGVAAYLGEAADGKVNLFI
- a CDS encoding TPM domain-containing protein, giving the protein MVRRYAALLLWLGLSLFIILPAAHAAGGDKQLIYDEAKLLTADERAELNALANQYGSERETDIIIYTSNNDKGADVLQMTEDFYDQQGPGYDKKHGNAVILTMDMKHREIYLAGFYKAESYLNNERLDKIRDRITPALANGEYAKAFEQYIRTAYRYMDYAPGVNPDSIFFQLWFQIGVSVIFGVIVVGLMVRHREGRVEVNRYTYQDFDSGGLIEHHDNYLRTTTTRTRITNTNSGGSGGSGGGSGGGVSGGGHSHSGSRGSF
- a CDS encoding PspA/IM30 family protein produces the protein MGMLSRFRDIMRSNVNAWQAKSEDPEKAVDEYMRALSRDLGQVRAENATVQMEERRARRALEECRAEIAKLQRYAERSVQAGNEAEALRFLERKAQQSAQEQRLLAAYEQAAAGAEGMKRMEQKLAGDLASLEARRAMLREKLAAARAQERLNALGAGGGTGALQELEERANKAYDEAMALAELRAGQQPDDLDELIARLVESQEQAGGSAGSAGGYGTGSGAPSPDLAADEPGSTAATSESGPAGAASAAGDAGAAHEPDSRTAQAASPQEELAALRSKLARS
- a CDS encoding vWA domain-containing protein — its product is MGKGKALTVLAVIAAAVFALIYFGIGLTSDLGKDTAQVSTEDAAKKLDSIYKKINVTAAEPIKGQIDLDPVSIGDALPDISKYAISVEKTTGSYVEIFSSTEKSGTGVDGWLNEVATAFNTSNIQVNGQPVSVRIRNIASGTATDYIRSGKYVPDAFTPSNELWGEMVKAEGVKTEQVAKRLVGNVPGIVISKAKHEAMIEKYGAVNIKTVTDAIADNELAMGYTDPFASSTGLNFLVTALSTFDSNDLLGGKAVQGFERFQANVPFTASTTLQMRDAAKTGMLDAFVLEYQTFANAADLQGGYVFTPFGARHDSPLYALGELTQEKRQILKAFAEFVVQEKYQKLASDNGFNGLENYVSELPEVNGNVLAAAQKLWKDKKDGSKPVAAVFVADVSGSMAGEPLNRLKESLLNGQKYLGRSNSIGFISYSQDVTIHVPIGVYDTNQQSMFVGAVNSLQAAGGTATFDAIAVAVKMLQEEMAANPNVKPLIFVLSDGETRDGHSLHDVRGIIEGFKIPIYTIGYNADIKALENISSINEAASINADTEDVVYKIGNLLNVQM
- a CDS encoding response regulator transcription factor, with the protein product MKRILLIEDERSMARFIELELTHESFFVQSAPDGHSGLERALYEDWDVILLDLMLPGLDGLEVCRRIRAVKSTPIIMLTARDSINDRVFGLDSGADDYIPKPFAIEELLARMRVIFRRQEQRADGQRSLLAYHDLTVDLNSREVRKDGRLIELTKREFGLLVAFMQHPNRVLERETLLDKVWGFEAVVDTNVVDVYVRYLRNKLDDPGEPSYIQTQRGIGYVMRR
- a CDS encoding metal-sensitive transcriptional regulator — translated: MHYDEDVKKRLRRVEGQIRGVLRMMEEEQSCKDVVSQLSAVRSATDKAIAYIVAVNLEQCIQEEQASGGDTSKIVQQAVELLIKSR